The following proteins are co-located in the Sandaracinaceae bacterium genome:
- a CDS encoding TetR/AcrR family transcriptional regulator, with protein MSTRLRKRPVQARSRKRFEGILDAAADQFAEHGFDKTTMDAIAAAAGTSIGSVYQYFPDKDAVFFALAERVLEQSRGLFDALMPAMEAERPPWEALLDRMVDGFAVINRDPSVRAVWRNLQLHGEIVEADAALHEELIVRTTEIFGWYAPGADAAERRRVATMTVDVIGAVLFIGILRDDERTPQMRDELKLVIRRYLEPWIQAHQSK; from the coding sequence ATGTCCACACGGCTCAGAAAGCGACCGGTGCAGGCCCGGAGCCGCAAGCGCTTCGAGGGGATCCTCGACGCGGCGGCAGATCAGTTCGCGGAGCACGGCTTCGACAAGACCACGATGGACGCGATCGCGGCCGCGGCCGGGACGTCGATCGGGAGCGTCTACCAGTACTTCCCGGACAAGGACGCGGTGTTCTTCGCGCTGGCCGAGCGCGTGCTCGAGCAGAGCCGGGGGCTCTTCGACGCGCTCATGCCCGCGATGGAGGCGGAGCGGCCGCCCTGGGAGGCGCTGCTCGATCGCATGGTGGACGGCTTCGCGGTGATCAACCGGGACCCGTCGGTGCGCGCGGTCTGGCGGAACCTGCAGCTGCACGGGGAGATCGTGGAGGCGGACGCGGCGCTGCACGAGGAGCTGATCGTGCGGACGACGGAGATCTTCGGCTGGTACGCGCCCGGCGCGGACGCGGCCGAGCGGCGGCGGGTGGCGACGATGACGGTCGACGTGATCGGCGCGGTGCTCTTCATCGGCATCCTGCGCGACGACGAGCGCACCCCGCAGATGCGGGACGAGCTGAAGCTGGTGATCCGGCGTTACCTCGAGCCGTGGATCCAGGCGCACCAAAGCAAGTAA
- a CDS encoding RluA family pseudouridine synthase — protein MSFDLEVDTVEDGTRLDVMLVRRVEGMSRAKARRMIQDGLVRLNGRRARKGARLAAGDTVSLDELPRPSDFVAQPAPEVPLVVVYEDEHLVVVDKPPGMPSHPLRPHERETLANALIARYPEMERVGYALREPGILHRLDNDTSGLLVAARSQAAFDRLRALLTEGAIEKGYQALVDGYVQAPMEIDHPIAPHPSDPRRVHVCLDHADRRLPAARPARTELARAERAGAATLLEVHAPVAVRHQIRAHLAAVGHPLVGDWLYGGSGIDQLGRHFLHASTIALAHPFGGARLEVTAELPDDLREALDWMRRN, from the coding sequence TTGAGCTTCGACCTGGAGGTCGACACGGTCGAAGACGGCACGCGGCTGGACGTGATGCTCGTGCGCCGGGTGGAGGGGATGAGCCGGGCCAAGGCGAGGCGCATGATCCAGGACGGGCTCGTGCGCCTGAACGGGCGGCGGGCGCGCAAGGGCGCGCGGCTGGCCGCGGGCGACACGGTGTCCCTGGACGAGCTGCCGCGGCCGAGCGACTTCGTGGCGCAGCCCGCGCCCGAGGTGCCGCTCGTGGTGGTCTACGAGGACGAGCACCTGGTGGTGGTGGACAAGCCCCCGGGCATGCCGAGCCACCCGCTCCGGCCGCACGAGCGGGAGACCCTCGCCAACGCGCTGATCGCTCGCTACCCCGAGATGGAGCGGGTGGGCTACGCGCTGCGCGAGCCGGGTATCCTCCATCGCCTCGACAACGACACGTCCGGGCTGCTCGTCGCGGCGCGGAGCCAGGCCGCGTTCGATCGGCTCCGCGCGCTGCTGACGGAGGGCGCGATCGAGAAGGGCTACCAGGCGCTGGTCGACGGGTACGTGCAGGCGCCGATGGAGATCGACCACCCCATCGCGCCCCACCCGAGCGACCCGCGCCGCGTGCACGTCTGCCTGGACCACGCGGACCGGCGCCTCCCCGCGGCGCGGCCGGCGCGGACCGAGCTCGCCCGGGCGGAGCGCGCCGGCGCCGCGACCTTGCTGGAGGTGCACGCGCCGGTCGCGGTGCGGCACCAGATCCGCGCGCATCTGGCCGCGGTGGGCCATCCGCTCGTCGGGGACTGGCTGTACGGCGGCTCGGGCATAGACCAACTGGGGAGGCACTTCCTTCACGCGTCGACCATCGCGCTCGCGCACCCCTTCGGCGGGGCGCGGCTCGAGGTCACGGCCGAGCTTCCGGACGATCTGCGAGAGGCGCTCGATTGGATGAGACGAAACTGA
- a CDS encoding protein-L-isoaspartate(D-aspartate) O-methyltransferase — MDETKLNPIRAHMVRSQLAARGIRDARVLDAMGRVAREQFVPLSRRGSAYEDRALPLEEGQTISQPYMVARTLELAGVPADGRALDIGTGSGYQAALLGELAKEVVTIERIPSLAESARAKLAELGYDNVEVVVGDGSVGYADRAPYDAIVGAAAAPRAPETLKRQLAIGGRLVLPIGSRTMQRLTVVRRVSAEEFTLEEYEGCIYVPLVGAEGWSS, encoded by the coding sequence TTGGATGAGACGAAACTGAACCCCATCCGCGCGCACATGGTCCGCTCGCAGCTGGCCGCGCGGGGCATCCGGGACGCGCGCGTGCTCGACGCGATGGGCCGCGTGGCCCGCGAGCAGTTCGTGCCGCTCTCGCGGAGGGGCTCCGCCTACGAAGATCGCGCGCTGCCGCTGGAGGAGGGCCAGACCATCTCCCAGCCCTACATGGTCGCGCGCACGCTCGAGCTCGCGGGGGTGCCGGCGGACGGGCGCGCCCTCGACATCGGCACGGGCTCCGGATACCAGGCCGCGCTCCTCGGCGAGCTGGCGAAGGAGGTCGTCACCATCGAGCGCATCCCCTCGCTGGCCGAGAGCGCGCGCGCGAAGCTCGCGGAGCTGGGCTACGACAACGTCGAGGTCGTGGTCGGGGACGGCTCGGTGGGCTACGCGGACCGCGCCCCGTATGACGCCATCGTCGGCGCCGCCGCGGCTCCGCGCGCGCCCGAGACCTTGAAGCGCCAGCTCGCGATCGGGGGGCGCCTCGTGCTGCCCATCGGCTCGCGCACCATGCAGCGCCTGACCGTGGTGCGCCGCGTCTCGGCCGAGGAGTTCACCCTCGAGGAGTACGAGGGCTGCATCTACGTGCCGCTCGTCGGCGCCGAGGGCTGGTCGTCCTGA
- a CDS encoding DUF3570 domain-containing protein: MKRALTAFVAALALAAPAAADEASGTWTGSVELRANYYWETSTRVVAPEVRARLVTPEGVQIDGGYLIDAITSASIAAGVQEDIRFTEVRNQGSLGASREFDLGEMQLRLGVLGGLSHEPDYFASRITTFSTLSLNQRSTVISGAFTYIHDNVGSVLRGGMPRTDDTGRDLSDRGRQGQLEGVTASVSLNQTLSPVTTFVTGYQLVHNWGYLQNPYRRARVGGGLVAEDHPDQRTRHTLWGRLAHFFPETRTAVHLMYRAYLDDWDVSALNPEVRVYQLIGDSVVVRLRYRYHDQVDSFFFRTEYSGTEDFVTADPKMSNFFSHLFGVQLRVGLDFLSRTPLSFLERAWVDLSFNYWHQTSTFGDAILAQAGLRAPF; the protein is encoded by the coding sequence ATGAAGCGCGCGCTGACAGCCTTCGTCGCGGCGCTCGCGCTCGCCGCGCCCGCGGCCGCGGATGAAGCGTCGGGCACCTGGACCGGCTCGGTGGAGCTCCGCGCGAACTACTACTGGGAGACCTCCACCCGCGTGGTGGCCCCCGAGGTGCGCGCTCGCCTCGTCACGCCCGAGGGCGTGCAGATCGACGGCGGCTACCTCATCGACGCCATCACCAGCGCGAGCATCGCGGCCGGCGTGCAGGAGGACATCCGCTTCACCGAGGTGCGCAACCAGGGATCGCTGGGCGCGAGCCGCGAGTTCGACCTCGGCGAGATGCAGCTCCGCCTCGGGGTGCTCGGCGGGCTCAGCCACGAGCCCGACTACTTCGCCTCGCGTATCACCACCTTCTCGACCCTGTCGCTCAACCAGCGCTCGACGGTGATCAGCGGCGCCTTCACCTACATCCACGACAACGTCGGCTCCGTGCTGCGCGGCGGCATGCCCCGCACCGACGACACCGGGCGCGACCTGAGCGACCGGGGGCGGCAGGGCCAGCTCGAGGGCGTGACCGCGTCGGTCTCCCTCAACCAGACGCTCTCACCGGTGACCACCTTCGTGACGGGCTACCAGCTCGTGCACAACTGGGGCTACCTGCAGAACCCGTATCGGCGCGCGCGCGTCGGCGGCGGGCTCGTGGCCGAGGATCACCCCGACCAGCGCACCCGCCACACGCTCTGGGGCCGCCTCGCGCACTTCTTCCCGGAGACGCGCACCGCGGTCCACCTGATGTACCGCGCCTACCTCGACGACTGGGACGTCTCCGCCCTCAACCCCGAGGTCCGCGTCTACCAGCTCATCGGCGACTCCGTCGTGGTGCGCCTGCGCTACCGCTACCACGATCAGGTGGACTCGTTCTTCTTCCGCACCGAGTACTCGGGCACCGAGGACTTCGTCACCGCGGACCCGAAGATGAGCAACTTCTTCTCCCACCTCTTCGGGGTCCAGCTCCGGGTCGGGCTCGACTTCCTGTCCCGCACCCCGCTGTCGTTCCTCGAGCGCGCGTGGGTCGATCTCTCGTTCAACTACTGGCACCAGACCAGCACGTTCGGCGACGCGATCCTGGCCCAGGCCGGCCTGCGCGCGCCCTTCTGA
- a CDS encoding DUF4266 domain-containing protein, whose amino-acid sequence MRLALLLCLCCAALGGCVSVAPYEREYLANPAMNVELEEGEGEFQAHVFDSREGATGGTGSTGGGCGCN is encoded by the coding sequence ATGCGTCTGGCTTTGCTCCTCTGTCTGTGTTGCGCCGCGCTCGGCGGCTGCGTCTCCGTCGCCCCCTACGAGCGCGAGTACCTCGCCAACCCGGCGATGAACGTGGAGCTCGAGGAGGGCGAAGGCGAGTTCCAGGCCCACGTCTTCGACTCCCGCGAGGGCGCGACGGGCGGGACCGGATCCACCGGCGGCGGCTGCGGCTGCAACTGA
- the uvrB gene encoding excinuclease ABC subunit UvrB has protein sequence MEERFELVTHLSPKGDQPQAIEKLVEGLNAGDAHQVLLGITGSGKTFTMANVIARTQRPTLIIAPNKTLAAQLWGEMKELFPNNAVEYFVSYYDYYQPEAYVPSSDTYIEKDAIINDRIDRMRHAATRALLSRRDVIIVASVSCIYGIGSREAYGQMLIQLKTGESFRRDHLLRQLVDVQYKRNDVDFHRGTFRVRGDVVEIFPVDAEDRAVRVEFWGDDIDRISEIDPLRGKVLRDLPGYAIYPGSHYVTPAEVRERAIGAIRQELSERLPELREEGKILEAQRLEQRTMYDLEMLEQMGFCHGIENYSRHFSQRDPGEPPPVLVDYFPNDFLLVLDESHITIPQLGAMYRGDQARKKTLVEHGFRLPSAMDNRPLQFEELWERIYQTVHVSATPGEWEVDKAEGVLVEQVIRPTGLMDPVIHVKPVAHQVDDLLEEIRGRVARDERVLVTTLTKRMAEDLTEYFGELDVRCRYLHSDVDTLERIEILRDLRRGEFDVLVGINLLREGLDLPEVSLVAILDADKQGFLRSPRSLIQTIGRAARNSRGEVIMYGDKVTEAMQYAIDETDRRRVIQKQYNDEHGITPETVKKALFQMDAASGGADWSSVPKAKIDAEALSPEEIPDKLEELRSRMLLAAENLEFERAAELRDEIRLLEDQLLGKSGRAIKRDKKRQRPRR, from the coding sequence GTGGAAGAGCGCTTCGAGCTGGTCACGCACCTCTCGCCCAAGGGGGATCAGCCCCAGGCGATCGAGAAGCTGGTCGAGGGCCTGAACGCGGGCGACGCGCACCAGGTCCTCCTCGGGATCACGGGCAGCGGCAAGACGTTCACCATGGCGAACGTCATCGCCCGGACCCAGCGGCCGACCCTGATCATCGCGCCCAACAAGACCCTCGCCGCGCAGCTCTGGGGCGAGATGAAGGAGCTGTTCCCGAACAACGCGGTCGAGTACTTCGTCTCCTACTACGACTACTACCAGCCCGAGGCGTACGTCCCGAGCTCGGACACCTACATCGAGAAAGACGCGATCATCAACGATCGCATCGACCGCATGCGTCACGCGGCGACGCGCGCGCTGCTCAGCCGGCGCGACGTGATCATCGTGGCCAGCGTCTCCTGCATCTACGGCATCGGCTCGCGCGAGGCCTACGGGCAGATGCTGATCCAGCTGAAGACGGGGGAGAGCTTCCGGCGCGACCACCTCCTCCGCCAGCTGGTCGACGTGCAGTACAAGCGCAACGACGTCGACTTCCACCGCGGCACGTTCCGCGTGCGGGGCGACGTGGTGGAGATCTTCCCGGTCGACGCCGAGGACCGCGCGGTGCGCGTCGAGTTCTGGGGTGACGACATCGACCGGATCTCCGAGATCGATCCCCTCCGGGGCAAGGTGCTGCGCGATCTCCCCGGCTACGCGATCTACCCGGGCTCGCACTACGTCACGCCGGCCGAGGTGCGCGAGCGGGCGATCGGCGCGATCCGGCAAGAGCTCTCCGAGCGTCTCCCGGAGCTGCGCGAGGAGGGGAAGATCCTCGAAGCGCAGCGGCTCGAGCAGCGCACCATGTACGACCTCGAGATGCTCGAGCAGATGGGCTTCTGCCACGGCATCGAGAACTACTCGCGGCACTTCAGCCAGCGCGATCCCGGCGAGCCGCCGCCCGTGCTGGTGGACTACTTCCCGAACGACTTCCTGCTCGTGCTGGACGAGTCGCACATCACGATCCCGCAGCTGGGCGCGATGTACCGCGGCGACCAGGCCCGCAAGAAGACGCTCGTCGAGCACGGCTTCCGGCTCCCGAGCGCGATGGACAACCGCCCGCTCCAGTTCGAGGAGCTCTGGGAGCGCATCTATCAGACGGTGCACGTCTCGGCGACGCCCGGCGAGTGGGAGGTCGACAAGGCGGAGGGCGTGCTCGTCGAGCAGGTGATCCGCCCGACCGGGCTGATGGACCCGGTCATTCACGTCAAGCCGGTCGCACATCAGGTCGACGACCTGCTCGAGGAGATCCGCGGGCGGGTGGCCCGCGACGAGCGCGTGCTCGTGACCACGCTGACCAAGCGCATGGCCGAGGATCTGACCGAGTACTTCGGGGAGCTAGACGTGCGCTGCCGCTACCTGCACAGCGACGTCGACACGCTCGAGCGGATCGAGATCCTGCGCGATCTGCGCCGCGGCGAGTTCGACGTGCTGGTCGGCATCAACCTGCTCCGCGAGGGGCTCGACCTGCCCGAGGTGTCGCTCGTCGCGATCCTCGACGCCGACAAGCAGGGCTTCCTCCGCAGCCCGCGCTCGCTCATCCAGACCATCGGTCGCGCGGCCCGGAACTCGCGCGGCGAGGTGATCATGTACGGCGACAAGGTCACCGAGGCGATGCAGTACGCCATCGACGAGACCGACCGTCGCCGCGTGATCCAGAAGCAGTACAACGACGAGCACGGCATCACGCCGGAGACGGTCAAGAAGGCGCTCTTCCAGATGGACGCGGCGAGCGGCGGCGCGGACTGGTCGTCGGTCCCCAAGGCGAAGATCGACGCGGAGGCGCTCTCGCCCGAGGAGATCCCGGACAAGCTCGAGGAGCTGCGCTCGCGCATGCTGCTCGCGGCCGAGAACCTCGAGTTCGAGCGCGCGGCGGAGCTGCGGGACGAGATCCGGTTGCTCGAGGATCAGCTCCTCGGCAAGAGCGGGCGCGCCATCAAGCGAGACAAGAAGCGACAGCGGCCGCGACGCTGA
- a CDS encoding YegS/Rv2252/BmrU family lipid kinase, which yields MADTWVLANPNAGSAEAADELRHAAEARGWRWVACEGASDGAGHAREACERGIARVFAAGGDGTVHTIAGGLLEGGGGPVLGVLPLGTGNDLARSLGLGVEPLAALEELEQGRTRRIDVGRFTSDEAVRWLINVSAWGFAGEVDQVIEEETKRNWGTLAYVGGALEVLGDLPLYDVQLFVGGALVEQARCVGVTLANARTCGGGVVVAPTADLEDGLLDVTLVTEGSPLQLATTAARLRGGQTLSDPRVRHHLGAEIELRVDPPMLANVDGELLGRFSQARFEVRRGALAVLVGGGYRREPGDDFSGWTSQA from the coding sequence GTGGCCGACACCTGGGTCCTCGCGAATCCGAACGCTGGCAGCGCCGAAGCTGCGGACGAGCTCCGTCACGCGGCGGAGGCGCGCGGCTGGCGGTGGGTGGCGTGCGAGGGCGCGTCCGACGGGGCGGGGCACGCGCGCGAGGCCTGCGAGCGCGGCATCGCGCGGGTCTTCGCGGCCGGCGGCGACGGCACGGTGCACACCATCGCGGGCGGCCTCCTCGAGGGCGGCGGTGGGCCCGTGCTCGGGGTGCTGCCGCTCGGCACGGGCAACGACCTCGCGCGCTCGCTCGGCCTGGGGGTCGAGCCGCTCGCGGCGCTCGAGGAGCTCGAGCAGGGTCGGACGCGGCGCATCGACGTCGGTCGGTTCACGAGCGACGAGGCGGTGCGCTGGCTGATCAACGTCTCGGCCTGGGGCTTCGCGGGCGAGGTCGATCAGGTGATCGAGGAAGAGACCAAGCGTAATTGGGGCACGCTCGCCTACGTGGGCGGCGCGCTCGAGGTGCTCGGCGACCTGCCGCTCTACGACGTCCAGCTCTTCGTCGGCGGCGCGCTGGTCGAGCAGGCGCGCTGCGTCGGGGTGACGCTGGCCAACGCCCGCACGTGCGGCGGCGGGGTGGTGGTGGCGCCGACGGCGGACCTCGAAGACGGCCTGCTCGACGTCACGCTGGTGACCGAGGGGAGCCCGCTCCAGCTCGCGACGACGGCGGCGCGGCTGCGCGGCGGACAGACGCTCTCCGATCCGCGGGTGCGCCATCACCTCGGCGCGGAGATCGAGCTGCGGGTGGATCCGCCGATGCTCGCCAACGTCGACGGGGAGCTGCTCGGGCGCTTCAGCCAGGCCCGCTTCGAGGTGCGCCGCGGCGCGCTGGCGGTCCTGGTGGGCGGCGGCTATCGCCGTGAGCCGGGGGACGACTTCTCGGGCTGGACGAGTCAGGCCTGA
- a CDS encoding FIST N-terminal domain-containing protein, with product MTTRIVTASADGAAPQAAASLTRSLQEQLGGAKPALVMFFASTAQPLEEVAPVLTEAFASATVLGSSTAGEFTEKGDAKSSVVAVAVAGEFVVHGGLGTSLAASAEDAVKAAIADIPAAVEGYAHRTGLLLLDPLAGNGEEATLITAAYLGEDIRLAGGAAGDDLAMKRTTVSIGSRVADDAIVAAVIFSKAPLGVGVCHGHRPISEPLEITKAEGGTVYEVEGRPAWDVWAEHTAAAAKAVGLDPASLTEEQIGGFLLRYEAGLASGDEYKIRAPLSRNADGSLGMACGIPQGAKIRITESVPERQIESARTAAKRARAQLGAPAAGAIVFDCICRNLILDDRFGQAVAGISEELGGVPLAGFETYGEIALDAGDLSGFHNTTTVVLAFPS from the coding sequence ATGACAACCCGCATCGTGACCGCGAGCGCCGACGGCGCCGCACCCCAGGCCGCCGCCTCGCTGACCCGCTCGCTCCAGGAGCAGCTCGGGGGCGCGAAACCGGCGCTGGTGATGTTCTTCGCGTCCACGGCGCAGCCCCTCGAGGAGGTCGCCCCGGTCCTGACCGAGGCGTTCGCGAGCGCCACCGTGCTCGGCAGCTCCACCGCGGGGGAGTTCACCGAGAAGGGTGACGCGAAGAGCTCCGTGGTCGCGGTGGCGGTGGCGGGCGAGTTCGTGGTGCACGGCGGGCTGGGCACCTCCCTCGCGGCCAGCGCCGAGGACGCCGTCAAGGCGGCCATCGCCGACATCCCGGCCGCGGTCGAGGGCTACGCGCATCGGACCGGGCTGCTGCTCCTCGATCCCCTCGCGGGCAACGGCGAGGAGGCGACCCTCATCACCGCCGCTTACCTCGGCGAGGACATCCGCCTCGCGGGCGGCGCGGCCGGGGACGACCTCGCCATGAAGCGCACCACGGTGAGCATCGGCTCCCGTGTCGCAGATGATGCCATCGTCGCGGCCGTCATCTTCAGCAAGGCCCCCCTCGGGGTCGGCGTCTGTCACGGGCACCGACCCATCAGCGAGCCGCTCGAGATCACCAAGGCCGAGGGCGGCACCGTCTACGAGGTCGAGGGGCGCCCGGCGTGGGACGTCTGGGCGGAGCACACCGCCGCGGCTGCGAAGGCGGTCGGCCTGGACCCGGCGAGCCTGACCGAGGAGCAGATCGGCGGCTTCCTCCTCCGCTACGAGGCCGGCCTGGCGAGCGGGGACGAGTACAAGATCCGCGCTCCGCTCAGCCGCAACGCGGACGGCTCGCTCGGCATGGCCTGCGGCATCCCGCAGGGCGCGAAGATCCGGATCACGGAGAGCGTCCCCGAGCGGCAGATCGAGAGCGCCCGCACCGCGGCCAAGCGCGCCCGCGCGCAGCTCGGCGCGCCGGCCGCGGGCGCGATCGTCTTCGACTGCATCTGCCGCAACCTCATCCTCGACGATCGCTTCGGCCAGGCCGTCGCCGGGATCTCGGAGGAGCTGGGCGGCGTCCCGCTCGCCGGCTTCGAGACCTACGGCGAGATCGCGCTCGACGCGGGCGATCTGTCCGGTTTCCACAACACCACGACCGTGGTGCTCGCGTTCCCGAGTTGA
- the serC gene encoding 3-phosphoserine/phosphohydroxythreonine transaminase, with protein MANRTMNFYAGPAALPLAALERAQRELVDFDGTGMSIMEHSHRGAAYEAVHQEAIALLRELIGIDDSFHVLLLQGGARQQFAMIPMNLLKPGQSADYAVTGVWGQQAISEAKLVGQAREAANTEKDGTFIRVPSQGELDLDPKAAYLHITSNNTLFGTQWQTYPDTGDVPLIADMTSDLLSRPIDASRFGAFYAGAQKNVGPAGVTVVVVRKDLVERARVDIPAVFRWASHAEKDSLWNTPPTFAIYMLRNTLAVLKEWGGAAALEERNRAKAELVYGAVDAMSEFYRCPVEGGSRSIMNAVFRLPTEDLEKRFVAEAKDAGMLGVKGHRKVGGIRISMYNAVEMAWLERLTELMRDFAARHG; from the coding sequence ATGGCCAACCGGACGATGAACTTCTACGCGGGCCCCGCCGCCCTCCCCCTCGCCGCGCTCGAGCGCGCCCAGCGCGAGCTGGTCGACTTCGACGGCACGGGCATGTCCATCATGGAGCACAGCCACCGCGGCGCCGCCTACGAGGCCGTGCACCAGGAGGCCATCGCCCTGCTCCGGGAGCTGATCGGCATCGACGACAGCTTCCACGTGCTGCTCCTGCAGGGCGGCGCGCGGCAGCAGTTCGCGATGATCCCGATGAACCTGCTGAAGCCGGGCCAGAGCGCGGACTACGCAGTGACGGGCGTGTGGGGGCAGCAGGCCATCAGCGAGGCCAAGCTCGTCGGTCAGGCGCGCGAGGCGGCCAACACCGAGAAGGACGGCACCTTCATCCGCGTGCCCAGCCAGGGCGAGCTCGATCTCGACCCGAAGGCCGCCTACCTGCACATCACGAGCAACAACACGCTCTTCGGGACCCAGTGGCAGACCTACCCCGACACCGGGGACGTGCCGCTCATCGCCGACATGACGAGCGATCTCCTGAGCCGGCCCATCGACGCGAGCCGCTTCGGCGCGTTCTACGCCGGGGCGCAGAAGAACGTCGGGCCCGCTGGCGTGACGGTGGTCGTGGTGCGCAAGGACCTGGTCGAGCGAGCCCGGGTCGACATCCCGGCCGTCTTCCGCTGGGCGTCCCACGCGGAGAAGGACTCGCTCTGGAACACGCCCCCGACGTTCGCGATCTACATGCTCCGCAACACCCTCGCCGTCCTGAAGGAGTGGGGCGGCGCCGCGGCGCTCGAGGAGCGCAACCGGGCCAAGGCCGAGCTCGTCTACGGCGCGGTCGACGCGATGAGCGAATTCTATCGCTGCCCGGTCGAGGGGGGTTCACGTTCGATCATGAACGCCGTTTTCCGTTTGCCGACCGAAGATCTGGAGAAGCGCTTCGTCGCGGAGGCCAAGGACGCCGGCATGCTCGGCGTGAAGGGCCACCGCAAGGTCGGGGGCATCCGGATCAGCATGTACAACGCCGTCGAGATGGCCTGGCTCGAGCGCCTCACCGAGCTGATGCGAGACTTCGCAGCGCGTCACGGATGA